Proteins from one Cicer arietinum cultivar CDC Frontier isolate Library 1 chromosome 3, Cicar.CDCFrontier_v2.0, whole genome shotgun sequence genomic window:
- the LOC113784464 gene encoding small ribosomal subunit protein uS7cz/uS7cy, producing the protein MSRRGTAEKKTAKSDPIYRNRLVNMLVNRIMKHGKKSLAYQIIYRAMKRIQQKTETNPLSVLRQAIRRVTPDIAVKARRVSGSTHQVPTEIGSTQGKALAIRWLLGAARKRPGRNMAFKLSSELVDAAKGSGDAVRKKEETHRMAEANRAFAHFR; encoded by the coding sequence ATGTCACGGCGAGGTACTGCAGAAAAAAAAACCGCAAAATCCGATCCAATTTATCGTAATCGATTAGTTAACATGTTGGTTAACCGTATTATGAAACACGGAAAAAAATCATTGGCTTATCAAATTATCTATCGAGCTATGAAAAGGATTCAACAAAAGACAGAAACAAATCCACTATCTGTTTTACGTCAAGCAATACGTAGAGTAACTCCCGATATAGCAGTAAAAGCAAGACGCGTAAGCGGATCTACTCATCAAGTTCCGACTGAAATAGGATCCACACAAGGAAAAGCACTTGCTATTCGTTGGTTATTAGGGGCAGCCCGAAAACGTCCGGGTCGAAATATGGCTTTCAAATTAAGTTCTGAATTAGTGGATGCTGCCAAAGGAAGTGGCGATGCCGTACGCAAAAAGGAAGAGACTCATAGAATGGCGGAAGCAAATAGAGCTTTTGCACATTTTCGTTAA